The genome window CTCCGGTTGGAGCCGATCGAAAAGGGATTGCTCGAAGACATAAAATTCGCCAGGAATACTCCGGACCAGGTGAGGGTGGTTCTATACATCAAGAACTTCGACGAATACCGGGTGTTCTCCTTACACGACCCGTTCAGGATAGTGATGGACATATACGGCGAGAAGTCTAAGGACGACCTCTATGTGAGAGAAAAAAGTGCTTCCGGAAGCAGAACGCCCTCAACCCCGCCCAGGATTGATTACAGCGATGTTTCTAGTTTGAGAGGAGCACTAGGACTTAAAGTCAGGACCATCGTCATAGACCCAGGACACGGCGGGCACGACTCCGGAGCGGTCGGTCCCAGCGGACTTAAGGAAAAAGACGTGAACCTGGACATAGCTAAAGAGCTAAAAAGAAAAATCGAGCAGGACGGGAAAAACTTTGGAGTGACCCGTGTCGTCCTCACCAGGAGTGATGACCGATTCATACCTCTTGAAGAGAGAACCGGCATCGCCAGGAGGGAAAAAGCCGACCTGTTCGTATCGATCCACTGTAACGCCGCCAAAAACAACCATGCCTACGGCATAGAGACATACATCTTGAGCTTCACCAAGGACCCGGAAGCGCTGGCAGTCGCCGCCCGGGAGAACTCCACCACCAGAAAGAGTCTGAGCGACCTGGAGGATATCGTGAAGAAATATCTACTTAGCTCGAAAATCGATGAGTCGAACCGGCTGGCTACTCATGTCCAGAGTTCCGTCATCAACCGCGTCTCCCAGAGATACGACCTGGTGAATAATAAAGGTGTCAAAAAAGCGCCATTCATAGTGCTGATAGGCGCAGACATCCCCAGCATACTGGTGGAAACGTCTTTTATAACTAATCCCCGCGAGGAAAAAAGGCTGAAAGACGATAGGTATATTAGCGAT of Thermodesulfobacteriota bacterium contains these proteins:
- a CDS encoding N-acetylmuramoyl-L-alanine amidase, which translates into the protein MKNKTLSLRLYLFLPLILYIQPVYAQEKGESLYQESLKLYKDLTSDPVKINDSEIWDIIARAFYSTYLSYPDSPKAPDSLFLSGKMYEEMGNRFNSRQYYQKSIDYCREFIRRYPDSNLTDDAQIRIARVVEGWDRSAAYSEYELVVKNYPKGDMVYAARSKLEELSAYKPTGKDVTTATESKPQSARLVNISEIRHWSTENYTRVVIHVDKEMPFKPYFLKADPEMGKPPRLFVDIEGTKVDRNLRLEPIEKGLLEDIKFARNTPDQVRVVLYIKNFDEYRVFSLHDPFRIVMDIYGEKSKDDLYVREKSASGSRTPSTPPRIDYSDVSSLRGALGLKVRTIVIDPGHGGHDSGAVGPSGLKEKDVNLDIAKELKRKIEQDGKNFGVTRVVLTRSDDRFIPLEERTGIARREKADLFVSIHCNAAKNNHAYGIETYILSFTKDPEALAVAARENSTTRKSLSDLEDIVKKYLLSSKIDESNRLATHVQSSVINRVSQRYDLVNNKGVKKAPFIVLIGADIPSILVETSFITNPREEKRLKDDRYISDIVDGIFAGIKKYSNEVETAFLTE